One Gopherus evgoodei ecotype Sinaloan lineage chromosome 1, rGopEvg1_v1.p, whole genome shotgun sequence genomic window, TCGTTGTTGTAAATTGAAGTTCAGATTGTGAGACAAAAAAGCACCCAGCAGAGAAAGTACTGGCTGCCTGAGCTACCATGAGCCGACCCATTCTGACCTGTGTGTGCCCTGGGGAACTTTAAATCTAAGGAAGACActatatacatctctaccccaatataacgcggccTGAtagaacatgaattcggatataacatggtaaagcagcactcccgGAGGAGAGGGgactgcgcactctggcagatcgaagcaagtttgatataacacagtttcacctataatgcagtaagatttttttttggctcctgaggacagcattatattggggtagaggtgtatcatccTAACACACACTGTGCATGTTTAGCTTCTTATCAATTTAGTGAAGGTTTGGGGGTTGGATTTTTGGGTGTGCTTTTGAAGTGCAATGTTCAGAattatttcttcccttttttcctccaCGTTTAAGATGTTTCCTCTTCTAGTTACTAGCTGGAAGAAGAAAGGGagtgggagaggaggtggagtaggAAGTGAGGTGTGGGGAATCAGAAATGCAGATGGGGTATGGCAAGGACTTATGAGGGAACAGCCATAAgccagtgaatgaggcagggtgtCGAAAGGGCATCTGTTTTGTGGAGAACAGGCGCTAATGGAGCAGAGGAATATTTCACTGAGTCCCTGCAGGTTAGCTCCAGCTGAGAGGACAGCAGGGGAAAAATCAGCTGATGCCCAAgaaggcagagctggagcagtgATGGTTTTAGCTGGGGTTTTTATAAGCCATCCTTAAATAACAGTTGAGTTTGGGAGGCTTTTTCAGGAAAGAGAATCTAGAACATCTTCAATGGAATCCCCTCAGGCATCTCCTTCTCCGAGCTCTTAATATGTGTTTGATTAGAGAAGGGATTTCACAGAGAAGCTGAGAGTCATGGAGTGAGTAAACATCTGCTCCTAAACCAGCATATAGAACtttagggcaggagtggggtctgAAGCTAACATTCCATCTCAAGCAGGTGGAGGACTCAGGACAGGACACAAGTCTCCCAGTTACTATCTCCACTGGGTAGAACCTTGTGAAAGTAACTAAGGGGGCCTGAATCCTATCTCCAGTGGGTTAAGGCTGTGGGACAGTAACTGGGGAGCCTGGGTCCTATCTCCAGTGGGAAGCGGCCATGGCGACACTAACCGGGGGATCCACGTTCCCATCTCCAGCAGGTGGAGGCCCCTGAATGGCCCAGTGGAAAGGGGTCCTGGGACAGTAACTGGAGGTGTGGAGGAGTCCATCCCCAGTGGGAAGGGGACCCAGGACAGCAATGGGGGGCTGTGTCCCATCCTACCCAGGACAGgacagtaactgaggtggggacTGCATCCCATCCCCAGCGGGAAGGGGCCCCAGGACAGTAACTTGTGGGCCTGGGTCTATCTCCAATGGGTAGAGGCCCTAGGACAGTAGCCAGGGAAAATAACCATCTAAATCTGCCACAACATGTTGCTGTGGTTTGCagccttcctcttcccccacatGCTTCTGCCACCCCTCCAGTGATCACTGCCAGAGTTAATAAAGTGGGGGAGTACAAGGATACAAGGATGCTTAATTACAGAGCAGCCCTGGAaaccagcaacagcagcagcgtggccAGGAGGGGAGGTAGCAAGGCCGTAAATAGAAATCGCGGAGGCAGCTGAGGGGAACAAAGCAAGCGAGTTTTCTGCTCCCAGCATATCTCCATCTTCCTCCCTTTCTTTCAATTTTTCTGTCTCTCCTCTTACTGTCATTCTGCTTTAATCAGAAATCATCATGCAAGGAAAAGTCCATGAACATTGCTGGGAAATTGCATGTAACACGCAAAACAACAACCCTGGGACTGAACATGGAGCCTGCATCCCGTGGCAGAGAGAGGGTATTTTGCATGGAAGGCAGGAGATCCCACAAGAGCAGGGAGCAATGCATGTGTGTTAGAGGAGAGGGCTGAAGCCCAGGATTGAATGGGGTTGAATTCTGCCTCCTCTATGGCCCAGGACAGAGGATTGTACGTGTGATGCccccatcccagtctccctggcgTGATGGCCCTCTTGGGCTCCCTGCCGTGACACCATACACAACTGTAGcaattttgttttcagtattttgtaaaggtttatttaaaaatgttgaaacttACATCCCACAAGAACTGAATATTTCACCACAAGGAGAAGATAATCCTACAAAAATATATATCACAGCgcacaggggtgggggagagggagagcaagtcaagggggaagacaaaagggAAGAATAGAAAGagatgggtgggggaagaaaCAGAACAAGACGGAGCAGGAGAGAGCGAACAAGAAAAGAAGGGGGAGACTGAAACAGCAGGAGGCAAGAGATgcgtggggtgggagggtgaagTGAGAgtaggaggaggggaaaagataGGTAAGAAAAACAGCAGGCCAAGGAAGTGAGGACTGGCAGGCAGTGAAAGAAGCTGGCCTGTTGCTATCTCTCTGACTCTGCCTGCCTGAGGCAGGGCTGAGCCTGCAAGGAAACATTGACTGATGTGTGCTAGGGGATCTGGAGCGCAGGCCAGGGTCCAGTCAGGATTTCCTACTGCAGGACTCAACTCatctgtggggaaggggaaaactgCTAGATCCAGAGAGACAGAAGGCCTGGTTCTCCCAGCCTTGTattgtcatttacacctgtgccaaCTGGGCATGAGCAAGTGCACAATTTGATGTGGGAGTGTTTCAGCCTCAGTGTACACAGCTGAAATGGTTACTTCATAAGGCTCCAGGCAGGGAAGAATCAGGCTCAGTGAGATTATTTACCAAATGCAAGAAGGTTTGGTAACACATTTTGATTGTTCAGTTAAAGTGCTAAAATGCAGCAGAGAAAGTTTGTTCAGGACAGTTAATTTGATTGTATAGCACATCCTGTATGTTTCAGGTGAGCTAGTGAATGATACTAACAGTAGCATATTAAACTAAATATTTAGTTAGAAAAATTAGACTAAGAACACATTTTACATGTGCAATATATTTGAGGTAATGTTGCTACAGGAGACTTCTCTTCTGCATTTACTGATTTTTTGTGCCAATTTAAAGCTGTAGTCACAAAGTTTTTGCATTTCAATTTCCtaggtttgtttcttttcttttaaataaaggaaatcaGTATACTGAGAGCTTGCAGAGCTCACAAACATAAGTGagcaaaaaacagattttttcagtTTGGGAAGCCaaatcagaaaaaatattcagtttaagTCAGACTGAAGCcaatctacaaaaaaaaaaaaaaaaagtccagttgaaaatctgaaaaaagtcattttgcaTAGACCAAACTGTTGTAGTTGACTCAAAATGATAtacttgtggggaggggagggcatttcatttttatctggccattttcagaacattttcaCTCTTCTCAAATTGgccaaatttgaaaatgaaaagccattttgaaaagtcaaaccaaaacatttcaaaattgttaaactttttctttttttagtcaaaattattcatttaattcaaactggatttgcaaatcattttcatgctccaaaaatgcatttttggtgAAATTACTATTTGCCAAAAACATTTCACTTGAGTTACTAACACACCTCTTGCCAGCAGAGCTTGTAAATTCTCTAAAACACTCAGCATGCACTGAATTAGCAGTATGTGCCACAAATATGTTTTATGTAATTTCTTGCTGCAAATGGGAAGGCAGAACAGTCATCCTTAGCTCATCAGGTAAATGGATTGAAGATTTGATAACCTAAATTTAAGCCTCATCTATACTAgaaaagtatcagaggtgtagccgtgttagtctggatctgcaaaagcagcaaagagtcctgtggcaccttatagactaacacatattggagcatgagctttcgtggctagctcactgtaaaatcctagtggggACAAGGCACAGGCACTATTTACTGCAAGATAGGTAGATGAGGTCAATGTTATACACCCAAACAATAGTTGACCTCAACTAGCTCCATCGTGACAGACTCCAGAGCTTTGTGTCCACTAGGATTGTACAAACACACCTTTTCTGGCAGTGATGACATAGCCATTGTGTCCTAGGTATTCGGCCTCATCCTAATTGCCTGTGAATATCCCACCTCTGTCTGTCCTTCTCTTCATCTCTCACAAGTGCTGTCTGACAGGCTGGGGGCAGTCCAGGAATAACTGAATGGTATATAGCACCCTCAAAACATTCCCATATTTGGCCTCTGAACTGCTCCCTTTTGCAACATAGACAGGGTGGGTCCCTTCTTTGCCAGTCCCTCACTGCCTCCGCTGCCCTTTCCTCACCCCATTTGGGATGCTTGGGTCCTGATAGAAGTCTCAGCTGAAACCATCATCAGACCTTTGTTAAATCCAAACCACTTCCCCACCCAACACCTAGCCAGTGCCCCAGTTCCCAGCTATCCATCTTCATGTGTCATGCTTCAACTGCTTTTGCAGTAGCCCTATAAAAGACTTGCACAGGATTGTACGCAGGGCAGTTACCTTGCTCAGGCTTGTTTTTCATACTTCCTGAACTACAAAATAGCCAGAGGATTTTGCCtcaagttttctgaaaacatcaccTTGGAGTGGAGACCAAATCTTGGTGAGGTGGGGTCAAAGAGATCTGAGTGCCTGGAAGCAGGGTGAGCACAGAAACTATTCTGCAGCCTTtcccagtgagagagagagatgatgatGACCGGGTGATagaggaagagacagagagaggaggaggaacattgggagaaagagaaaacaaaaagacagaaCTGACAGAGGGAGAGGCAAGGTTCCTCCAGGGAATGGGGGGCAGGTGCTGAGTGAGGTCTTCCTAACACGCACCACTAGCTGCTGCCAGCACCTGGATCCCTCAGGAGAGGTCAAGGCCTTAGCAGAAgacaacccccccccactccattgGAATTCCTGCCTAAGGCTGGGAATTCTGCAACCACGGAGCTCCAGCTAGTCAAAAGATACTTCAAAGCACACGACACAGGAAGGAACAAACAGAGGGGTTGGGACTGGGGGTAGGACCCTGCATCTCCACCTCCCCTACCCCCATGTTAGGCATGCACTGGTGGGTTATCCTCAGAgatcaaagtgtgtgtgtatatgttggGGGAGGGTCAGGAGGTTTAGATTTCACAACACCAACTGCTCTTGTGCCCCCCACTCCTTTGTCACTCCGTCTTGTGGGTTACCCCCATGCTTTCTCTCCCCCGCAGCATAGGACCAGTGAGGTCCAGTCTGTCCATTGCCTGAGTACATCCTGTGATAGTTAAGTAAATGACAGTGGTGGAAAGTTGTGACACAAACAAATCATTCCTGGTGTAGCAGAGACAACAGAATACTCCCTGGATGTGACAAGAGGGGTTGTGGAAGCCAGCTCCGCTGCTCTCACAGATTTAccagtgggatcctggggggaaaAAGGGAGTGAAATAAAAAGAATCAGAGATGGAAGATGCCTTCTCAGGTCCCCCtctcccaggggtgaaagtaagtccAGTGACTTACTGGTATGCTGGGgccagctctggcccctggaaggggcgtGGCCTAGGATGGAAGAGGCGTGGCTGAGGGAGTCAGAGtcagccccagcccaccctgtAAGGTAAGTGCCCCCcgaccagggtagcagcagcccagggctctggggactatttaaagggcccagggctcccctgcttctaccgccccagccctttaaatagctgaggagccctggggaagtggcgcGGCTtccacggctatttaaaggactggtgcggcagagacagctggagccccaggccctttatatagcccctggagcccctcgctacccctgggctctgggggctatttaaaggtcccagggcgcccctgcttctaccgccccggccctttaaatagcctctggagccctggagtagtggtggtggggctctggcaactatttaaagggctggggcggtagaagcagccagagccccagactttttaaatagcccccagagccccgaagccctaccccagggctccagcagtggggctctggtggcaatttaaagggcctggggtgctAGCCCCTGttgggagccccaggtcctttaaattgccccctggggaagccagaccaTCCTGGTATGGCaaactggctcttgccggtacaccttTCCAGggtgtactggcttactttcacctctgccctttCCCTTCCTGGCTAGGACTGTTTCCTATCCCCGCCCTCTCCCCAAGGTTCCTATTTCCTAGCATCTCAAGTGACAGGGCTCCAGGCCCTTCCCTTAGAGACAGGACAACCCGGGCTCACAGACCACTGAGCACTGGACAGCTCCCTTCCCCAGATTCGCTCTTTTCCCCACTTGGTTCCCCCACTAAACAATCTCCCTTTGCCCTGGGCTTCAAAGACATTCATCAGAGAATtgcactctctctccctctgtctcttgCTGTTCCAGCGTTCTTTtcatcctccctctcttcccctgtCTCTACCCCCATCTCACTCTCCTCCTTTCTGTCACTCACCGGTTGAGCTGGAAGGTCCTGCTCTTCCCCTGGCCCCCCAGTTTCTCTACACCCTCCTGGACCTGCCTGGGCTCCTCCGTTTCAGGTGTTGGGATCAGTGTGTCTCCGTAGGGTCCCAGGATGCTGACTGTGGTGGGCGACAGGTCTGTGAGTGGCTGCTGACTTTcctgctgctgcaccccactcCGCTGGCCAGAGTGACGACGACGCTTCTGACTACGGTCCCAGCTGCAGTGAGAGAGAGTCACTGAGACGGGGGGAGGCCTCGTCCCCTAAGGTACCCAGAACCTTGAGAATGGTGGGGTCTGTGCCCCTAAGCCCCTGATACACCCAGAACCCTGAGAACAGTGGGGTCCATGTCCAAACCTTCCTCATGCACACAGCCCGAGCACAGTGAGATCCTTGTCCCtaaagcccctccccccaagtccAAGCAGTGTCTCTGGCCCTATGAGCCCTCAGAACTAGTGGAATCCACTCACTCCCAGAGCAGTCTTGCAGATGACCAAGTGGACGACATCCACACCCGTAAACCTCACTCACCAGAACTTGAATATTATCCCAGTGGCAACTAGGACAATAATGATGGAGATTGTGATAGTAACATACAGCTGAGGATCCACacctgagagacagagagagtgtgtgagagcCACATTTGGCATCCAGCCAAAGGCActgcagggaaaggggcaggagGGCTTGGTGTGtggagccctccccccccaaagtGCACTCCTGGCCtttcccagcaggaggtgccataaGGAACAGGGTGAAAGAGATGTGGAGCAGATTTACCTTCCCCCCGGGGCCCAAACAAGAATGGCCTCAGTGTGGCGGGGGTCTCCCGCAGGTTGAGCCCCGCATTGTGCAGCAGTGAGTGGGAGTTGGGTTGTGCTGTCGCCATCCCATGTGGTGAAACAAAGGTGTAACCCAGAGGTGGGAAGCCTGGATTGGCTGAGTTGGGGTCACCTCCATCCTCATCTGACACTGTGGGGCCCCATACAATGGCCCAGGGGTACTGGGATGAAGGCAGCCCCTCCTCAAAcccagagggggtggcaggccgggcccctggGGCCTGGCGCCTCAGCCGCATCACATGACGCAGCTCCCCGTCCCGTGGCATCAGAAATCGCTGGCGCAGTGTGATGAAGCGAGAGTCTCTCTCTGACGGTGAGATCTTGTCCCAAATGCAAACAGGCCTGGCAGCTAAGGGGCTGCGACGGGCACAGAGTGGCCGAGGAGCAAGGGGACTCCGGGAACGAAGTGACCAGACGCCGTGTGAAGAGGCTGCTAAGGCCACAAGCAGGACGGTCCAGAGCTGCAGGGAATGGAGGCAGGAAACCAGTGGGAGCATTacactgtggggagagagagagagtgagagagatcagaagagcacctcctgctgggagatTCCAGGACTGGAGTTACTGAGAGCTCCCATCACAGCCAGCATTCCTATCCCCTTCCTATGGTGGCTCTTGCAAGGAAAGGCTGTGATGGGAGTATCTGGGAGCTTCCCCACTTGCCAGTGCTCCTTTCCCATTCTGTGTTGTGCCTTCTACATTATTAGTTAACTTTGGAAGTTGTGAACTTACCAGGTACCTGACTCCATAGCAGAGGCAACAGTTTCTTCACTCAGCAACCACCTCGTCTCATATTCTTcactaaaagacaaaaaaaaaaaaaaggagattcAGTGCACATCATAGAATCTTagcagattagggttggaagagacctcaggaggtcatctagttcaaccccttgcttgaagcaggaccaagaccaaataaatcatcccagccagggctttgtcaagcctgaccttaaaaacctctaaggatggagattccaacacctccctagttaacctattccagtgcttcaacaccatcctagtaaaatagtttttcctaatatccaacctagacctcccgcactgcaacttgagaccattgcttcttgttctgtcatctgccaccactgagaacagtcgagctccatcctctttggaacccttcttcaggtagttgaaggctgctatcccccctcattcttctcttccataGACTAAATAAGCTCATCTCCACCATTCCTGGTGTCCCTCAGTACTGATGTGCAGCCTTCAATCATCCCTGGCTATTCATGGCCTGGGCCCCAACAAACAGCTCTGCTGAGGCTCCTCAGTCCACACAGCCCACAGGCACCCATCTTGAAAATACACACAAGCTGCAGACTCACATAGGCATACCCTCCTTCCCCTACATGCACACAATGCACAAAAATACACACAAGGGCATATGCACACACTTAGTCACAAACActcatgcatgtgcacacacacacaacacagttTCCCCAGAGACTGCTGTGTCTGAAGGTCAAGAGAGGAATTCAGTATCTTTGTTTGCTTGTCACTAGAACAAGTTGGAATTTTCATTCCTATGTTTGTTTATAGTGTGGAGTGAGTAATGCAGTTATTAAAAAAAGAGACTCTTCCATTGTGTGTcagacaaagaaagagaaaatgggaaaaaaacaacagtgaTAAAGAAAATTATGAAAGTGAGAGTGAATCATCTACAAAAGTCCAGACCCGCTAAAGAATTTAAGAGCAAAAGTGTGCCCATCAAATATTTAGTGTTTACATTCCCATTGGCTAACATGAAATTAGCTTTTCCATACACTCTGTTCCAGgtctcttttctttctctgtctctctctctctcacagacacaccCTCTTTTCTGCCACTCTTTCCCACTTTCTCTATTGAAATATTGTTACCTAGCATAGATATTAGTAAACTACGGGCTGACTTTGTTGATTGGATTTATAGTCTGGCCATGCCCATTCTCCCTACATTTTAGCCTGGCACTAGGAGGCATGGTGTTGCTACCTTTCATGCCCTTGAGATGCTCCATCTCTCAGGCCCCTCCCTCTAAGCAGTGGGAGTGCCCAGTGGAGTCCCAGACTCTTTTCTGAgatgtggggggtgaggaggtgccTGACACTGAGAGTCCATTATAAAGCAAAACCTTTACACAGAAAATCAATATGAATACTCTGCAAATTTCTTTGTGGTCGCTACATAATAGTAACCCAAGGGTCAatgggtgtctgtgtgtgttagggtgaccagacagcaagcatgaaaaattgggacagggggtggggggtaataggagcctatataagaaaaagaccccaaaatcaggactgtcactataaaatctggacatctggtcaccctagtgtgtgtgtgagagagagacagactgacCCATTGATAGCTCCCTGATGCTCTGTCTTGGTACCCTGTGGAGGGGTGGAAAACAGCCTGTGTGTGCGTATGTCTGGGTGAAGCTCATGAATGACTGAGCATGGAGAATGTCCTGCCAGGGCTGACTCGAGGTCCAATCTGTTGCCCAAGCTCCACAGAGCCCTTCGGAGGTTTTTGCCATCTCCTCCTGTTTAGTCTCCCCCAGGCATATCATTAATTAAAagcaacctccctcccccacccttttaaATGAAAGTCCCTTCCTATTGGTAGGTAACAAGTGTCATACAAGCTGTGGGACAAGGGAGATGCCCTCCCTAATATGTTATGTGGGGATATTTTTAGGTCACTTCTGCTAAATATTTAAACCAGgttcacagaggaaaaaaaatctcatccatCTGCTAATgcaatctctccctctcccacacgTGACAGGATCACCCTGTGAAGAGAACCTGGGGTTtccctcagggctggctccaggcaccagcccagcaagcaggtgcttggggctgccaaccAAGAGGAGCGGCACgtctggctcttcggcggcaattcgctggtgggtccctcattccctctcggagcaaaggaccagccgctgaattgcctccgaagactgaagtggcggcggtagacctgattgcagcttttttttttttttgctgcttggggcgacaaaaaccctggagctggccctggttcccCTGGATATGAAAATGGGGGAGATCAGTAGCCATTCTTGCCACTGCATCTCATTGATGCAGGGGTTATATTACTCCCAAGCTGTGATGGATACAGGGGATCTAGTACTCGCATGAAAGGAGTTTAAATGCAGCTCAGCCCAAAGACGGGGTGAGATTCTTGCAGAGCCCAAAGGATTCCTGTCAGAACCCAGGTTATCTGGATTATTATCACGTTGCCCTAGAAGATTAAACATGCTTGAGAGACTAGCAGCAAACCCTGATGCTAGTGCCCCAGGGTATGAACCCCTTTGTATTTTGGGAATAAAGTGTGAAACCCAGTGCTAATGTCCTGCTAATGTGCCACCAGgctcaggaggttggggtgtgaaTCCTAGCAATAGTCCTCTGAGGTGCAGCTTACCACCTGCCCAGACTGCACTAGACATTAGGGCCCCAGAATAAGGATCCTGCTGTGTTTAGGGGCTGGGAATGTGAATTCCAGAGGTAGTGCTCTGTGGTGCAGATCCTTCTGCACTCAATGGCTGGGAGTAGGAATCCCACTGCTATTGTCCTTGGGGTGGGAATCCTACATAGAGGATGGGAGTGTAAATCTCTGTGCTAGTGAACTGAAGCATCATTCCACCTATACTTGGGAGGGGATGTTGGGAGTGGAATCCCAGCACGAGTGAGAGTTTAGGTGCAGGTCGCATGAATCCCAGTGCTAATGCCCTCTAATGCAGATCCTGCTGTGCTTAGGGGCTGTAAGTTTGAATTTGTGTGTTAGTGCCTCAGGCTGTGTTAAAGATCTGGGAATGCAAATCCTGGTGCTTGCACCCTGTAGCACAATACCTGTGTGCATGAAAGTGTGAATTCCAGCCCTAATGTCCTGGGGGTGTGGATGCCATTGCCTCTGGCAGCAGGAAATGTGACTCCCAGGCTGGTACCCTCAGGTGCAGATCTTCCTGTGCTCATGAGCTGGGAGTCTGAATCCTGCTTTACCCAGGGGCTGGAAGCAGGAGTTCTGGTGCCCTTGGGTGGGGATCCCACtctgatgctggcagaccagattCTAGTTCATGCCCTGGTCCCCTTGTCTCACCTGAAGACTGACAAACACACCactggaatcagtctggctcacctgtgtgttagcattgttaaaatactACTATTAGAATTATAAGGATGTTTAGTCtctattgaatgcttgtgagttgctgcattcATTAATCTCAcaacatctgtatcccatattaggcccctaccaaattcacagtccattttggtcaatttcacagtcataggattttaaaaatcataaatttcatgatttcagctatttaaatctgaaatttcaaggtggtgtaattgtaggcatcttgacccaaaaaggagttgtggggggaaggggttgcATGGTTATTTGGGATGAGGGTTGCGGTACTGttgcccttacttctgtgctgatggcggtgctgccttcagagctgggcagctggagagtagcggctgctggctgggagcccagctctgaaagcagagctgctgccagcagcagtacagaaggaagaatggcatggtatggtgtattgccacccttacttctgtgctgctgcctgcagagctgggcctcagtcagcagccgccccTCTTGGgccaccctgctctgaaggcagcaacgcAGAAGTCAGGGtgccatggtatggtattgccaccctgacttctgtgctgctgctggcggggtgctgccttcagagctgggtgcctggccaacagctgccactctccagtcacccagctctcaaggcagcacagaagtaagggtggcaataccatgagcccccccaaaataaccttgcaaccctcctgcaattcctttttgggtcagggcccccaatttgagaaacgctggtctcccctgtgaaatctgtttaGTATAGGGTACaaacacaaaagaccagatttcatgggggcagaccagatttcatggtccatgatgcatttttttaTGGCcgcgaatttggtagggccctactcatattGTAAGGCAATATTTGAGCAGTTGTATTGTGAACCTCTGAACTGTGTAAACCCCATACAGGAGAGAGACATCAATTAGTGTAAGCTGCTGATCTTCAACAGAAGGGTGTTACAGCCTTTCCAaaaggaaaggtccatcaatacCAGATGGACTATTATGGGATGTTGAGACTGTAATTTCCCTGTGTACCATCAACAAAAGGATAAACGTTTACTGTTCTGCCCTTCTCCTTGTGAAGAAGAGTCATGCAAGTGGACTCCTTCTATCAGCTAAATTTGCAACTTAGAGCATATGTCC contains:
- the PIANP gene encoding PILR alpha-associated neural protein produces the protein MESGTCVMLPLVSCLHSLQLWTVLLVALAASSHGVWSLRSRSPLAPRPLCARRSPLAARPVCIWDKISPSERDSRFITLRQRFLMPRDGELRHVMRLRRQAPGARPATPSGFEEGLPSSQYPWAIVWGPTVSDEDGGDPNSANPGFPPLGYTFVSPHGMATAQPNSHSLLHNAGLNLRETPATLRPFLFGPRGEGVDPQLYVTITISIIIVLVATGIIFKFCWDRSQKRRRHSGQRSGVQQQESQQPLTDLSPTTVSILGPYGDTLIPTPETEEPRQVQEGVEKLGGQGKSRTFQLNRIPLVNL